AGGATGagatgataaaatcaaaataattattgatattaaattaggataacaTTTTTGACTTTTTTTACCTATATCTTTTTCCGATAACATATACATATCTTTAATGTGTGCTTTTataatttaacattttaaaagtCTTTTatagcaattttaattttaacaaaatatcaTATAACTAAGGCTACGTTCTTCTAGTGTCAGATGTGACACAAACCCCGCTATTTTGGGTTCTCATTCCATCCTCTCTTGATAGTGTTCTAAACTTGAATCCGTTGACATTGTACGCCTTAAAGCGCTTTGCCTGAATATTGGGGCCACATGCGAGCCACTGCAATTCTCTCGGGTGCATCGTACTTCCCAGTGGTATCTACCAAtgatataattatttttagaGTTGAGTGGCAGGAGGCAATATATTAACGAAACTATAAATGGAAGAGCCGTACAGAAGATTCACCTCATTCTTGAACCACTCGGCGAATTCTCTATGGACAACCCTGTCAATGTAGGCTTCATTTCTTTTGCCAATACTTCGTAGCTGTCTTTTTCTACTAGCCCTAAAATCCCTGAGTATACCGTGTGGATGTACTGTTAAAGGTATAAACAAATATTGCCTTCGGGTACAATATGATTCTAAGGTTAATAACTGCACTTACTCTAAGAAATTCTCTACACCTGCGCAATTGACCAATACGTGACGATGTGCTTGAAGTCTCTCGGTTGGTGAAAGATTCAAACTCTCGGAAGCCCCTACCGCTTTGCCAATTAGTGGGAACATGCTGGTCGCGTTATTAGTCGCATCTTCACTCGGTCGATCATCGACACGCAATGGTCGATTGATCCTGCTTTCAACGTTATCTAGATATCTCGAACAAAAAGTGAGAATCTCATCAGATAAGTAGCCCTCGGCAATTGATCCTTCCGGTGCTGCCTTATTACGCACGTGACCCGGTCCTGCCGAAATCTGTGGCTTTGATTCAGAAAGCGCCGATGACCCATGAAACACCATTTCTGACTAAACGTGAGTCGCTTAGACTCGGCATCCAGGTTGCACGTAGGACATGCTCTCCCACCGTACGTATTCCACCCAGATAAGTTGCCCAACCCTGGAAAATCGCTGATTGTCCACAACAACGCAGCATGCAGCTTGAATGTTTTTTTCTCGCTAGCGTCGTACGTATCAACACCACCCCACAGCTGCTTCAACTCATCTATCAGCGGCTGTAAGTAGACATCTATGTCATTACCAGGCATCTTGGGACCGGGGATAATCATAGACAGCAAGAAAGAGCTGGGTCTCATACAACTCCATGGGGGCAGGTTGTAGGGGATGAGAATCACGGGCCAAATCGAGTACCTTGAGCTGAGATTTCCGAAGGGATTAAAGCCATCACTAGCTAAGGCTAAGCGAACGCTGCGTGGATCGCCACTGAAGTGAGTATATCTTCTATCAAATGCCTTCCATGCCTCTCCGTCTCGTGGATGCCTCAAAAAACCATCCGAGTTAGGACCTTTCTTGTGCCACAACATGTCAACAGATGTCTTACTGGACATGAACATCCGCTGCAGTCGTGGAACAAGGGGAAAGTAACGAAGAACTTTCGCCGCCTGCGGCTTTTCATTCTTCTTAACAACCACGTTGATCCGGACAACGGAATTCCTCCTACTCTTTTGCTTCCATCTCGAGGTCCCACATATCTTGCACCTAGACAGTTCTTGATCGCTGCCATGATATAGCATGCAGTCATTCGGACATGCATCTATCTTCTTGTACGCAATACCGAGCTTTCGTATGATCCTCTTGGCATCGTGCAGTGAAGCCGGAATCTTTGCATGCTCAAAGGACTCACACAGTAACTCTAGTATCATTCCGAATGCCTTGTCGCTCACGCCGCACATGCACTTTATATGGTATAGCCTGACCAAGAAAGCCAACTTCGAGAATTTCGCACAACCCGGATACAATTCCTGCTCTCCATCCTCAAGCAGCTCATCAAAATGACGGGCCGCCTGACTAGGTTCGCTATACAAATAAGGCAATTCTTCGGCATCCCCCTCAACATCTTTGTTGCCCGAGTCATCTTCATCGACAACAGAACCTGGAAAGTTGAATGCCTCACGAACCATGTCGCGCAGTGGATCTCGGTAGACGCTACCAGGGTCAACTTCTTGTGTCTCAGTAGAACTGTCTCCTACGCGTCTCTCCCCGTGATGTAACCAAAAAGTATACTTAGCAGGAAACGGTTTTAATAGCAAGTGATCATAAGCATCCTCTCTATTTTGGAATAGCCGGAACCCACACAAAGGACATGGACAATGTATCATCCCATCGGATGATGCATTCGCAAATGCGAAATCCAAAAATTTGTTCAACCCGGCCTTGTATTCGACACTACCTCGTGGCTTTGAGATCCAACTCTTATCTATATCCACTTTTATGATGTTCATATAAACAAATGCATAAAAATTTAATAAGGAAAcacaaatagaaaataaaaaaaaaatacggaCAAACTGTTCAACGGGATATATCAAAGGAAAAATTATTATAAAGAACCGTTaggaagatttaattattaaaaaggaccttTAGTACCAACATTATTAAGAAGGAGTAACTCATTTTATAATGTTTAAGTCCTAGAATCAAatcttttataaataatttttaattttgtgatcTTTACCCAACAAAAAATAAGACAAaagattataaaaataataaaaaattaaataaataaataatcaaattactgaaaatgttaaaaatataataataattaatataaaattaaaaaaaataaataaacagttataaattaatattttaataatgaaaTTTCACTAAAAATCTATTAgactaaattttttaaaagtaattaacTACTTA
The DNA window shown above is from Arachis ipaensis cultivar K30076 chromosome B08, Araip1.1, whole genome shotgun sequence and carries:
- the LOC107610626 gene encoding uncharacterized protein LOC107610626, which encodes MNIIKVDIDKSWISKPRGSVEYKAGLNKFLDFAFANASSDGMIHCPCPLCGFRLFQNREDAYDHLLLKPFPAKYTFWLHHGERRVGDSSTETQEVDPGSVYRDPLRDMVREAFNFPGSVVDEDDSGNKDVEGDAEELPYLYSEPSQAARHFDELLEDGEQELYPGCAKFSKLAFLVRLYHIKCMCGVSDKAFGMILELLCESFEHAKIPASLHDAKRIIRKLGIAYKKIDACPNDCMLYHGSDQELSRCKICGTSRWKQKSRRNSVVRINVVVKKNEKPQAAKVLRYFPLVPRLQRMFMSSKTSVDMLWHKKGPNSDGFLRHPRDGEAWKAFDRRYTHFSGDPRSVRLALASDGFNPFGNLSSRYSIWPVILIPYNLPPWSCMRPSSFLLSMIIPGPKMPGNDIDVYLQPLIDELKQLWGGVDTYDASEKKTFKLHAALLWTISDFPGLGNLSGWNTYGGRACPTCNLDAESKRLTFSQKWCFMGHRRFLNQSHRFRQDRVTINRPLRVDDRPSEDATNNATSMFPLIGKAVGASESLNLSPTERLQAHRHVLVNCAGVENFLEDFRASRKRQLRSIGKRNEAYIDRVVHREFAEWFKNEIPLGSTMHPRELQWLACGPNIQAKRFKAYNVNGFKFRTLSREDGMRTQNSGVCVTSDTRRT